One genomic segment of Hordeum vulgare subsp. vulgare chromosome 2H, MorexV3_pseudomolecules_assembly, whole genome shotgun sequence includes these proteins:
- the LOC123431081 gene encoding SKP1-like protein 1 isoform X2, which yields MAAAEGEKKITLKSSDGGEFDVDKTVAMESVTLRHMIEDECADNAIPLPNVNSKILSRVIEYCKQHVQARPKPADSTAADASSSFALAAAPAPTVDMKNWDAEFIKVDQATLYDLILAANYLDIKGLLDLTCQTVADMIKGKTPEEIRKTFNIENDFTPEEEAEIRKENQWAFE from the coding sequence ATGGCGGCCGCGGAGGGCGAGAAGAAGATCACGCTCAAGAGCTCGGATGGCGGGGAGTTCGACGTGGACAAGACGGTCGCCATGGAGTCGGTGACCCTACGCCACATGATCGAGGACGAGTGCGCCGACAACGCCATCCCGCTTCCCAACGTCAACTCGAAGATCCTCTCCAGGGTCATCGAATACTGCAAACAGCACGTGCAGGCCAGACCAAAGCCGGCcgactccaccgccgccgacgcctcctcctcctttgccCTAGCCGCGGCGCCAGCCCCCACCGTGGACATGAAGAACTGGGACGCCGAGTTCATCAAGGTCGACCAGGCCACCCTCTACGACCTTATCCTGGCTGCAAATTATCTTGACATCAAGGGACTACTGGACCTCACTTGCCAGACTGTCGCCGACATGATCAAGGGCAAGACTCCCGAGGAGATCCGCAAGACCTTCAACATTGAGAATGACTTCAcaccggaggaggaggccgagattCGCAAGGAGAACCAGTGGGCTTTTGAGTAG
- the LOC123431081 gene encoding SKP1-like protein 1 isoform X1 has product MSTLQKITLKSSDGGEFDVDKTVAMESVTLRHMIEDECADNAIPLPNVNSKILSRVIEYCKQHVQARPKPADSTAADASSSFALAAAPAPTVDMKNWDAEFIKVDQATLYDLILAANYLDIKGLLDLTCQTVADMIKGKTPEEIRKTFNIENDFTPEEEAEIRKENQWAFE; this is encoded by the exons atgtctacgttacag AAGATCACGCTCAAGAGCTCGGATGGCGGGGAGTTCGACGTGGACAAGACGGTCGCCATGGAGTCGGTGACCCTACGCCACATGATCGAGGACGAGTGCGCCGACAACGCCATCCCGCTTCCCAACGTCAACTCGAAGATCCTCTCCAGGGTCATCGAATACTGCAAACAGCACGTGCAGGCCAGACCAAAGCCGGCcgactccaccgccgccgacgcctcctcctcctttgccCTAGCCGCGGCGCCAGCCCCCACCGTGGACATGAAGAACTGGGACGCCGAGTTCATCAAGGTCGACCAGGCCACCCTCTACGACCTTATCCTGGCTGCAAATTATCTTGACATCAAGGGACTACTGGACCTCACTTGCCAGACTGTCGCCGACATGATCAAGGGCAAGACTCCCGAGGAGATCCGCAAGACCTTCAACATTGAGAATGACTTCAcaccggaggaggaggccgagattCGCAAGGAGAACCAGTGGGCTTTTGAGTAG